The segment AACGTATTGATAATTCGATACAATGTTTGGATGTTCAAAAGTTAATGAACAGAAgaatgaaaaagagagagggagaagcagcaggaaaaaaTTCATATATTGATGAACTTTGGTTTTACTATCGCTCCTATTAAGTGTCATAAATATCCCCAAAACAGGATAaaaaggatgacatcatcaggacagGACACGCCTCCTGCATGAATGGCATCACCAACATAGGAGgttcaataaaaaagaaaatattgctcaaatataaatgaaaaaaactcaaataggaaaaaaaacaaatctcatcCACTCTGACCGTCGGGTCAGGTCCGAATTGTGATTGGTCCAGAGCGAGCAGTGacgatagacaaagataaaaacacacactggctgataaactgagaaaataaaataaaatacaataagaaaaataaaaaacacgaAGACATGATAAACCCAGATgaatgaggtcagaggtcgcagGGCCTTAGGAGGCCTCAGGCTTCTTGGAGTCAACTGGAGAAGACGAGTCCTGCAGCAGAGAGTAGAGTCACGACAGTGTTACAGCGGTGCTGcaatagagtcacaatggagctacaatagagtcacaatggagctgcaatagagtcacaatggagctgcaatagagtcataatggagctgcaatagagtcacaatggagctgcaatagagtcacaatggagctgcaatagagtcacaatggagctgcaatagagtcacaatggagctgcaatagagtcacaatggagctgcaatagagtcacaatggagctgcaatagagtcacaatggagctgcaatagagtcacaatggagctacaatagagtcacaatggagctgcaatagagtcacaatggagctgcaatagagtcacaatggagctacaatagagtcacaatggagctgcaatagagtcacaatggagctgcaatagagtcacaatggagctgcaatagagtcacaatggagctgcaatagagtcatgatggagctgcaatagagtcacaatggagctacaatagagtcacaatggagctgcaatagagtcacaatggagctgcaatagagtcacaatggagctacaatagagtcacaatggagctgcaatagagtcacaatggagctgcaatagagtcataatggagctgcaatagagtcacaatggagctacaatagagtcacaatggagctgcaatagagtcacaatggagctgcaatagagtcacaatggagctacaatagagtcacaatggagctacaatagagtcacaatggagctgcaatagagtcacaatggagctgcaatagagtcacaatggagctgcaATAGAGTCACAAAGGAGCTAcaatagagtcacaatggagctgcaatagagtcacaatggagctgcaatagagtcacaatggagctACAATAGAGTCACAACGGAGCTGCAATAGAGTCACAACGGAGCTGCAATAGAATCGCAGTAGAGATCAAATAGAGTAGCAAAGTTATCTTAACGACAGACAGGATTCTGGGATTTGTGGTAAACATAAAAACTTCTCCTTACCTCTTTCGTCTCCTTAGAaggtgtctcctcctcctcagcaggaCACACCTCCATCTTGTCCTCCTCTTCTACTTCCCCCTCTCCTGCCTCCATCCCGTGTTCAGCCTCCCACTCTTGAAGGACCTCGTCCAGATTGAACCTCCGTCTGTAGTTCACCAGAAAGTTCTTCACCTGGACCACCGACTTGTTACCAATCACATCTGAGATTGCCTGGAAGTCCCGCCCATATTTCCTGATGGCTGCAAAGACAGCAGACAATCCGTTGACTGGCGGGTTAATCACAGAAATGCAGGTGAGACGATCCAGGTGTCGGGACGTACCTTGTACAGcgagcagctgctcctctgtggTCCAACGAGTGTTAAACTTCTGAGTAACCTGAAATCAGAAAATAGCAACACAACGGAGATCAAACAACATCAGACAGTCGCAAACAGCAACCAACCGTCGCTACGCACTGCTGCATCCCGCTGTGTTGCCATAGTTACCTCAGGCTGTCGGAACTCGTCAACTCCTGAGCTGATTTTGTCCTTCAGGCAGCCGTTCGACTGTTTGATGGTCTGAATCTAGAAAAAAGAGAcacaggtgaggacagacaggtgatcagacagacagacaggtgctCGGACAGACAGGCGGGTGATCACACCTGTCTCTTGATGGAGACCAGCTGACAGTCCAGTTGTCTGATGAATCCCTGAGGAGTTGAAGACGACAGCGAGACGACGTCCTGCTGATTCAGAAACATTCCTCTGGGAGGACGTTTCTTCAAACGCTGAGACGTCTTACTGCCTGTCTGCAGGTGCACGGAAAGACAGACGGGTCACTGGCATGGCCGCGCAGACAGACCGAATACCACAGACAGGACAGGTGTGTTACCTTCAATCCAATGGTtggtttgacctctgacctctccggTCCAGAACGCACCTGAAATGAAATCAAACGAACAAGCAGTCCGTAAACAATAAACAGTCAGCAAACGAGAACGTCGGTCAGCAGTCAGAAGCACTTTACCTCTttcttgtcttctttttttagatCCAACTCGGACTCGCTGGGAGGATTTGGGTTTCCACCCACGACTTCCTCGTCACTACaacacatttaaattattcatctGAACCGACCAATAAGATGACGGGAAACACTGAGCTCACCTTTAAAGCCACCGTACCTGTGCTGTTATCTGTAGTATTGCTACTCGTTACCTGTAATGTTGCGTTACCTGTAGCGCTGCGCTTCCTGTAATGTTGCGTTACCTGTAGCGCTGCGCTACCTGTAATGTTGCGTTACCTGTAGCGCTGCGCTTCCTGTAATGTTGCGTTACCTGTAATGTTGCGTTACCTGTAGCGCTGCGCTACCTGTAATGTTGCGTTACCTGTAGCGCTGCGTTACCTGTAATGTTGCGTTACCTGTAATGTTGCGTTACCTGTAATGTTGCGTTACCTGTAGCGCTGCGCTACCTGTAATGTTGCGCTACCTGTAACGTTGCGTTACCTGTAGCGCTGCGCTACCTGTAATGTTGCGCTACCTGTAATGTTGCGTTACCTGTAGCGCTGCGCTACCTGTAATGTTGCGTTACCTGTAATGTTGCGTTACCTGTAGCGCTGCGCTTCCTGTAATGTTGCGTTACCTGTAATGTTGCGTTACCTGTGTTGTGCTGCGCTACCTGTAATGTTGCGTTACCTGTAGCGCTGCGCTACCTGTAATGTTGCGTTACCTGTGTTGTGCTGCGCGACCTTGCAGCTCACCTgtcacctctgtctctcttgtgTTTGCGAGTCTGTCGGTCCATCAAGCTCGTTTTACTGCGACTTTTCTTCCAGGAGTAATAAAAACGAACCAGACTGGCCATCGTTTTATCTGGCAACTACAGTGACAGAGGTTCAAAGATCAACGACCCCGATTGATCAGTGATCAGGATACACATTTATCCCGGTTACGTTTTAACGGTACCATTTGTTGGATGCGGTGGAAGCTCTTTCCGTGGAAACTGAAGGCCTGCTCAAACAGGACTCTGTCCTCCACCGTCCACTCGTCGGGAAACGGAGTGTAGTTGGGTAAGTCTGCCAGGGATTTCTCAACGTTGTGTTTGTGCCAGAAGAGCATCCCAagagcctgaaaacacagaCGCGTACTATGAGAGAGTCTCCCTGAAGTACCAAGTCCAGATAAAGGGACGAACGCTTACCTGCTCCACGTTGTAGCCGTGCTTCTCTTTGGCGATGGTAACGTACTCGTCCACTGGAAGAGAGACAACACTGCAGTCCAACCTGAACGCACTTCACGATCGAATCAATGAAACCAGAGGCGCTTCTTACACTGAGTCTCATTCAGACAGCTGCTGGGGATCCAAACCAACATGCCCAGGTTCTCTCTGGCCTGAGCCGCCTCGGCTACGtctgacgacacacacacacacacacacacacacacacatagaataTTTAGTCCATTTCGTCAGCTAAACACAGTATTGATCTACGGAGGTGAGGATAACCGGGGGGGAAAGCACTATGGTACGCtttagcatagcatagcatatacagtatatatacacagagattTTTACGTCTGCTTCCAGCGTTTGAGCCGTGGCCTCATAGCTCGGgtttgttgtgtgcttgcacCTGCCTGGGTTCTATCCGGCTGGGTTCTGGTAATATTCTGGACACCACTCATTTATTTAAGAGCAGGAGGACAAAGCAGAAACACAGTTCACCACTTCCTCCCCCAACTCTGCCAGAGCAGTCTGACTGAAACATCTCTTACATTAAAACTCTacaataattacaatattaTATTTCCTTAATAAACATATATATTAAAAGGTCACTATTTGATCTATAAGACCAGAATTATACAGAGAACCTATCAAAGCGAAGGCGTTTAGAAGATTCTGCCGCACACTGTCAAATACTTCAATGGTCCTGTTGTTCGAGGCTACACCGAAGCATCTAGGCTACCGGATCCTCGTTCACCCTTACCCGGATCAAAGTCCGGAACCACGGCCTGGTACTGGAGACCCACCCGCatccctcctccacctgcacaTGCATACAGGCAGCAGAACTCAGAAACAGCACGCAGCAGAACAGACGATGCTCGGCTGGAGGTCGGAGTTCGAGGCTACCCACCATGCTCCTCGTCGCTACTGGAGCCAGAACTTCCTTCTTCCCAGCAGCTGCTTCCATTACCGGACAGGCACTTCGGGCCGGGTTTGGGTGCCGTTCCCTGGACGCTGGTGCCGCTGGCCGCCGGGGCTCTGCCTCTCCGCTTCCCCGGAGCCTCTGAGTTTCTCTCCAGCATCGTCGGCATGCCGAGGGCCCGAACAGCTGGCTGCTAACTCAGGCTAATAGTTAGCTAGCAAGCTAAGCTGCCCTGCTAACAGAGCCGAATGGGCTAATTGGACTCAGACTAAGCTAACTAATCTTGCCCGGCAGCAGCAGGACGTTTCGGTGCGGAATAGAAACCCAGAGGAGGACTTTAGCGCCGCAGCGAAGCTTAAAATAAAAGATCAATGAGCTCTAACAAAAAGATGCTAACAGTTAAACCGAGACTGAAGCGTCACTGTCCGAAAAGTTAAGGAACAAGAACCCGGAACCAGAACGAAGCAGTGAGACCCAGACTGGGACCCAGCGAGACCATCAGAAACCGAAGCACCGACAAGTCCCGAAGTAAACCGATCAGAGACTCCACTCGATGAACCTGATCGATCCGAGCaggagcgtgcgtgtgtgtgcgcgtggtcTCTGCTGCCACTTTAAAACACCAAATACCAGTTCGATCCTATTAAACATTATCGTTAATACACTAATGTCATTAACTATAAcatattaataattataatattcatttgagaagaaaaatgtcctgttttgATTAATCAATGACAtgattataattaattaaaagagtgcatgggggggggggggggctgaatgaaTGATTTCATTATGTTAATCCAGGAAAACAATGATCCGTTTTAattaaaggagaaaaagagCAGATTTTTAATGGGAATTCTAAAATAATTGTCTCATTAATTTAGAAAAACGGGCCCTTTTTCTCAGGTGAAACAATATACTTCAGTAAAATTCAACACAGAAAAAAGACACGACATTTAAAGGGAAAACTGCCcaactttattatttaaatttgcACCGATTCTGACTTTCCAGAATAGGAACAcaggaaagcttttttttttcttttttaaatgtaactaTTTTCACAATTACAAATCTATTCTCAGCATTCGGATTTCAGTCACATAATTTCTGAGAAGTCtgagttaaatgtcacatttctgAGGTGCGTTTTTCTAGTATTTTTGTGCCTCAGAAGTCACGTGTTGTTAATCGGAGACAGAACTGCTCGCTGCTGTTCTTTGGATGCCCTTAAGTCGCTGAAATAAACAGGGAGACCGTTGCCATCTTGCATTCCAACATTATAACACAGCAATAACGGAGCAATGTCAGGAGTAGTGAAGGTATTTTGGCGTTTTTGTAGAATTTCATAATGCAGAgaataataaacatttaatgTAATGTCTCATTTATGAATTTCAAAGTCTTTATTTCATGTTCATGCTcgtttttaaatcaatgaaatgTTGATGATGCCTGTTAAAATTAAACTATTCAAGCTGACTGACTGGGGAACGGGACCCGTTTATATATTCTCTAAGCATAAATGCTATGATTCGATTGGTtctgaataataaatacaaagaaaagaCATGCAGTTGCGACCGgtggccagcagggggagcgCCTCGTTGTGTTTTAAAGTAACAGCAGGTCGACTGATGGAAttcttctgatgatgatgatgcaggtTAACTAGAAACAGACAAGAAAATGTAATACATATGTAACCGGGAGGCAACGTCACGTGATCAGAGACGAGATGAGTTAatccattttaacattttgttgacCTTCACGTTAAACACGTGCACTTTGATGATAATTTATGTTTGTTCTGGACATAAACaaattaaagtttttattttcatcctaTGGCAGCTCACATTTGAAACGGTTTAGCAGACAGGCCGCCGTCAAGAGTCCAACTTCATATGTTGaaggttaaaaaaagatttgatgaGGTGAGAATGTGTGAAGCAGCTGCGTCCTcgtgacacgcacgcacatccGTCATCGATTATGGGTTATCGATATGGATAAGAAGCACAGCGACCCGCTCAGTCTCCGCTGTTGTTTACCCGTTTACCGTCTCCTTTATTTTATCTTCGGCAGTGGCAGTGCGCGCAGTTACGCGCGCTATGTGAGACACTCGATCCGCCTTGCcccgaggaccccccccccaccccccctaaaAACATCCACACATGGAACTGAAACCAGGAGGAGAccagaggagcggagaggagaggagaggagagcggcGGCAGGAGCAGCTAAAGACGCGGGAGGTGCGCggagcggggaggaggagagggtcgGGTCGGAGGTGGGCGGAGGTGCCATAAAGGTTCGGAGCAGCCGAGGACAGAGGTTGGGTCGAGGGAGGACTCGGAACCAGGATCTGTGGACAGCGCCGGGCTCTGCGCGTCGCCATGCCGTGGCTGGCGTCCTCTCAGCTGGAGTGTCTGTCCTCGTGCGCGTCGCAGCGCCAGTGTGAGCGCACGGTGTTCTCCTTCTACTGCGCGGTGCGTGAGCAGCTGCCGGTCTGGGTGCTGGAGGACATGCGCTGCATGGAGGTCCTCTTCTGGGAGGACGGACACCCGCGGGCCTTCCTCCCGTCCGAAGCGCTGCTGTACGCGCTCGTGCACGACCACCAGGACTACGCGCGGTACCTCCTCAACAGGTACAGGGTGAGCGCCCTCGGCGCGCCGCGGTGCAGCTTCTGCTGCCGCCGCGGCAGCGGCTCGCCGCACCTGGCCGTGGCGGTGCGCTACGACCGCTTGTCCATCCTCGGGATGATGGCGGACGCTCTGAAAGACTCGCAGAGCGCGCTGCGGGACTACCTGGACAGCTGCGGCGGCTGCGCGCACGTGGCGGACGCGGGGAAGACGGCGGTGCAGCTGGCGGTGGAGCTGTCGCGGTCCGACTGTCTGCTGACGCTGCTGGTTCGCGGCGCGCAGCCGGACTGCCTCGACGCCGCGCTGCAGCGGCTCGTGTCCGCCGACGCGGCGGCGCGACGCCACGCGCAGCGCTGCGTCGActttctgctgctgttcctgcCGAAGCCTCCGGTGCCGCGCCGCCTGCACGACGACCCGCGGCGCTGGCAGAG is part of the Brachionichthys hirsutus isolate HB-005 chromosome 18, CSIRO-AGI_Bhir_v1, whole genome shotgun sequence genome and harbors:
- the rcor1 gene encoding REST corepressor 1, yielding MPTMLERNSEAPGKRRGRAPAASGTSVQGTAPKPGPKCLSGNGSSCWEEGSSGSSSDEEHGGGGMRVGLQYQAVVPDFDPDVAEAAQARENLGMLVWIPSSCLNETQLDEYVTIAKEKHGYNVEQALGMLFWHKHNVEKSLADLPNYTPFPDEWTVEDRVLFEQAFSFHGKSFHRIQQMLPDKTMASLVRFYYSWKKSRSKTSLMDRQTRKHKRDRGDSDEEVVGGNPNPPSESELDLKKEDKKEVRSGPERSEVKPTIGLKTGSKTSQRLKKRPPRGMFLNQQDVVSLSSSTPQGFIRQLDCQLVSIKRQIQTIKQSNGCLKDKISSGVDEFRQPEVTQKFNTRWTTEEQLLAVQAIRKYGRDFQAISDVIGNKSVVQVKNFLVNYRRRFNLDEVLQEWEAEHGMEAGEGEVEEEDKMEVCPAEEEETPSKETKEDSSSPVDSKKPEAS
- the ankrd9 gene encoding ankyrin repeat domain-containing protein 9, which gives rise to MPWLASSQLECLSSCASQRQCERTVFSFYCAVREQLPVWVLEDMRCMEVLFWEDGHPRAFLPSEALLYALVHDHQDYARYLLNRYRVSALGAPRCSFCCRRGSGSPHLAVAVRYDRLSILGMMADALKDSQSALRDYLDSCGGCAHVADAGKTAVQLAVELSRSDCLLTLLVRGAQPDCLDAALQRLVSADAAARRHAQRCVDFLLLFLPKPPVPRRLHDDPRRWQSLLGDEVFSWLCGLAPPTLLLQALRCLARTGPDRIAALPDFLQRLL